In a single window of the Chelonia mydas isolate rCheMyd1 chromosome 8, rCheMyd1.pri.v2, whole genome shotgun sequence genome:
- the LOC102942326 gene encoding interferon-induced protein 44-like: MAGVKSRLTQDEVKQLQDLLGGRQLSLLYKASVHGYNASTFHAKCDAQGPTVAIAYNGSGYIFGGLTHQSYVSSGEYIHDEKAFLFRLKGKEGVLSPLKIPVKTASGAIYDYSDNGPNFGGGALHLLNQNAAAAVTSSNDNYTFNVADLHGNDLGLMECEVYRVEDISSFLESPWRKITWTTEERGKIMEEIRSYKPYLNSVPQIRILVLGPVGAGKSSFFNSVNSVFRGYVSNQAIAGSDNASITTQYRTYPVKDGRDGKPLPIILCDTMGIEENSGAGLEIDEVSNIIKGHVPDRYQFNPAATLHPDSPGYIKTPFLKDQIHCVAFVIDGCKTEILPEKLEEKLKQLRRKVNHFGIPQLVLLTKVDEICPTLEENVQCVYKSKAVEKQMRITAEKLGIPLAQIVPVKNYCSELDLSCDVDILLLSAVRQLIRLAESYLDNFPFEKPKKEP, from the exons ATGGCTGGTGTCAAATCTAGATTAACACAAGATGAAGTAAAGCAACTGCAAGATTTGTTGGGAGGCAGACAATTGTCTCTTCTCTATAAAGCAAGCGTCCATGGTTACAATGCTTCTACATTTCATGCCAAGTGTGATGCACAAGGGCCAACTGTAGCAATAGCATATAATGGAAGTGGTTATATTTTTGGAGGCTTGACACATCAGAGCTATGTTTCATCTGGAGAGTACATACATGAtgagaaagcttttctctttagATTAAAAGGCAAAGAGGGTGTGCTGAGCCCACTAAAAATTCCTGTTAAAACTGCATCAGGTGCTATATATGACTATAGTGACAATGGCCCTAATTTTGGCGGTGGAGCACTACATTTGTTGAACCAAAATGCAGCAGCCGCAGTAACGAGTTCTAATGACAATTACACATTCAATGTTGCTGACCTGCATGGAAATGATCTAGGCCTTATGGAATGTGAGGTGTATCGAGTTGAAG ATATTAGCAGTTTCCTGGAATCTCCATGGAGAAAGATTACCTGGACAACTGA GGAAAGAGGGAAAATAATGGAGGAAATCAGATCTTACAAACCTTATTTAAATTCAGTGCCACAGATTCGGATTTTGGTTCTTGGTCCAGTTGGAGCTGGGAAGTCCAGTTTTTTCAACTCTGTGAATTCAGTTTTCCGAGGTTATGTTTCAAACCAAGCCATAGCAGGATCCGATAACGCTAGCATAACAACGCAG TACAGGACTTACCCAGTTAAAGATGGAAGAGATGGCAAGCCTCTGCCTATTATCCTCTGTGACACAATGGGAATAGAAGAAAACTCAGGAGCAGGTCTGGAAATTGATGAAGTGTCCAACATAATAAAAGGCCATGTTCCTGATAGGTACCAG TTTAATCCAGCTGCCACCCTTCATCCAGATTCTCCAGGCTATATCAAGACCCCTTTTCTGAAGGATCAGATTCATTGTGTTGCATTTGTTATTGATGGGTGCAAAACTGAGATTCTCCCTGAGAAACTGGAAGAGAAGCTGAAACAGCTTCGAAGAAAAGTGAACCATTTTG GGATCCCACAACTGGTTTTGCTAACTAAAGTGGATGAAATCTGCCCTACTCTTGAAGAAAACGTCCAGTGTGTGTACAAAAGCAAAGCTGTTGAGAAACAG ATGCGGATAACTGCAGAGAAACTTGGAATCCCTCTTGCTCAGATTGTACCTGTTAAAAACTACTGCTCCGAGTTGGATCTTTCGTGTGATGTTGACATCCTGTTACTTTCTGCAGTGAGGCAGCTTATACGTTTAGCAGAAAGCTACCTTGACAATTTCCCTTTTGAGAAGCCAAAGAAAGAGCCCTAA